The following proteins are encoded in a genomic region of Nitrospirota bacterium:
- a CDS encoding MBOAT family protein, translating to MYESFSSLTALQQISFNSYGFIFLFLPVTLTLYFYLNYKRLLLAGKVWILLANLLFYSLWNIYYVPLILFSVFLNYRVGIALSNEGNNRKNRKLLLLFGIVTNIALLGYFKYADFIISNINVFFGARLDLLQIALPMGISFFTFTQIAYLVDAYRGEVTERSFLDFTVFITFFPRLLAGPIIHHREMLPQFNNLRAKLLDYKHISSGIFLFSIGLVKKVILADTFATYANPGFDSSVQLPFFYAWITSLSYTLQIYFDFSGYTDMALGIAMMFNIRLPFNFNSPYQAINIQDFWRRWHITLTSFLRDQIYIPLGGNRTSNFRTYINFITVFLIGGLWHGASWMFVIWGAMHGIAMTVHRIWQKAGFEINRVLAWLITFIFINYTWVFFRANKWEDAVRVLKGMTGMSGFEKVSMDNKFFFLVVVSIIVLCSSKNSNELVISYKPNFRTQIIVSFLLILGIIHLSKSSTFVYVNF from the coding sequence ATGTACGAATCATTTTCTTCTTTAACAGCCCTCCAACAAATATCTTTTAATTCTTACGGGTTCATTTTTTTATTCCTTCCTGTTACTCTGACGCTTTATTTTTATCTGAATTATAAGAGATTATTGCTTGCAGGGAAGGTGTGGATTCTGTTAGCTAATTTATTATTTTATTCCCTGTGGAATATTTACTATGTGCCGCTGATTCTCTTCTCAGTATTTCTTAACTATCGGGTCGGGATTGCTCTGTCAAATGAAGGCAATAATAGAAAAAATAGAAAATTATTGTTGTTGTTTGGTATCGTTACGAATATCGCCCTGCTCGGTTATTTTAAATATGCCGACTTTATAATTTCAAATATTAACGTTTTTTTCGGTGCACGTCTTGACTTGCTGCAGATAGCATTGCCGATGGGAATCAGTTTTTTTACTTTTACTCAAATTGCTTATTTAGTTGACGCTTACAGAGGAGAAGTAACCGAAAGAAGCTTTCTTGATTTTACTGTTTTTATAACTTTTTTTCCTCGTCTTCTGGCCGGACCTATCATACATCATAGAGAAATGCTGCCGCAATTTAATAACTTGAGGGCAAAGCTTTTAGATTATAAGCATATTTCATCAGGGATTTTTTTGTTCTCAATAGGGTTGGTTAAAAAAGTTATATTAGCTGATACATTTGCCACATATGCGAATCCAGGTTTTGATAGTTCGGTGCAGTTGCCTTTTTTCTATGCCTGGATTACCAGCTTAAGCTATACACTGCAAATTTATTTTGATTTCTCCGGGTATACTGATATGGCTTTGGGAATTGCAATGATGTTTAATATTCGATTGCCTTTTAATTTTAATTCTCCCTACCAGGCCATCAACATTCAGGATTTTTGGAGAAGGTGGCATATCACGTTAACAAGTTTCTTGAGGGACCAAATATATATCCCTTTAGGGGGTAACAGGACCAGTAATTTTAGGACTTATATTAACTTCATCACGGTTTTTCTGATTGGTGGTCTCTGGCATGGAGCAAGCTGGATGTTTGTAATATGGGGAGCTATGCATGGGATTGCAATGACCGTACATAGAATCTGGCAGAAAGCAGGCTTTGAGATTAATAGGGTATTGGCCTGGTTAATTACTTTTATCTTCATTAACTATACATGGGTTTTTTTCAGAGCAAACAAGTGGGAAGATGCCGTGAGGGTCTTAAAGGGAATGACCGGAATGAGCGGATTTGAAAAAGTAAGCATGGACAATAAATTTTTTTTCCTGGTGGTTGTCTCAATAATAGTTTTATGTTCTTCAAAAAATTCTAATGAATTGGTGATAAGTTACAAACCTAATTTTCGTACTCAAATTATTGTGTCTTTTCTGCTGATACTCGGGATAATTCATTTATCTAAATCATCTACATTTGTTTACGTCAATTTTTAG
- a CDS encoding DUF5009 domain-containing protein — MILVNNQGSPHNIYYHLRHAKWDKWSLADLVFPFFLFIVGVAIPLSLSKRSGGEENNRKPLLNIIRRTIILFGLGLFINSFPFFSISDIRIPGVLQRIALCYFFSSLIVLNLKIKGQAITAVFLLTFYWVLMKFVPVPGYGAGVLTSAGNLAAYIDNLLMRGHMLEPTWDPEGLLSTVPAIATTIAGVLAGHLLCSSWGHMKKITLLLSSGIAGLLAGLVMDAWFPINKNLWSPSFVIFTAGFASISLCACYWLIEVKGSLRWGLPFIVYGKNAIVVYVLSSIFEQLTHVWTLTQSDGSAIKLKDYIFEKLFSSWASPVNASLVYSISYVLLWMGFAAILYRKRIFIKI, encoded by the coding sequence ATGATTCTTGTAAATAACCAGGGCAGCCCCCACAATATTTATTATCATCTGAGACATGCAAAGTGGGATAAGTGGTCGCTTGCTGACCTTGTTTTCCCCTTCTTTTTGTTTATTGTCGGAGTGGCCATACCATTATCCCTGTCCAAGCGTTCAGGGGGGGAAGAAAACAATAGAAAACCCCTGCTCAATATAATAAGACGTACTATAATTCTCTTCGGACTCGGACTCTTCATCAACAGTTTCCCTTTTTTTTCTATTTCAGATATTCGTATTCCGGGTGTTCTCCAGCGTATTGCTTTGTGTTATTTCTTTTCATCGCTCATAGTTCTAAATTTAAAAATAAAAGGACAGGCAATTACTGCGGTTTTTCTATTAACTTTTTACTGGGTGCTTATGAAATTTGTTCCAGTTCCCGGTTATGGAGCCGGTGTCCTCACTTCTGCGGGGAATTTAGCTGCTTATATCGATAACCTCCTTATGCGCGGTCATATGTTAGAACCTACATGGGACCCTGAAGGATTACTTAGTACTGTCCCAGCTATCGCTACGACAATAGCCGGCGTCCTGGCGGGTCACTTGTTATGCTCATCATGGGGCCATATGAAAAAAATAACTTTACTTTTGAGTTCCGGCATTGCTGGATTGCTGGCAGGATTGGTTATGGATGCATGGTTCCCAATTAATAAAAACCTTTGGAGTCCTTCGTTTGTTATCTTTACAGCAGGTTTTGCCTCAATTTCCCTTTGTGCATGCTACTGGCTTATTGAGGTGAAAGGTTCCCTAAGATGGGGGCTGCCTTTTATAGTTTACGGTAAAAATGCTATTGTAGTGTATGTACTTTCCAGTATCTTTGAGCAGCTTACACATGTGTGGACACTAACCCAATCTGATGGTTCCGCGATAAAATTGAAGGATTATATTTTCGAGAAACTCTTTTCTTCCTGGGCCAGCCCTGTCAACGCATCGCTCGTTTATTCAATATCTTATGTTTTACTCTGGATGGGATTCGCGGCAATTTTGTA